The following are from one region of the Natronocella acetinitrilica genome:
- a CDS encoding mechanosensitive ion channel family protein, whose amino-acid sequence MAINWLGIFQALLILVVGLVAARLLSRTVSRAIGKRVGVHQSTLIQRFVFYFLAALIIASSLHQLGFKLGVLLGAAGILSVAIGFASQTSASNLISGLFLLAERPFQIGDTIKVADNTGEVLAIDLLSVKLRTFDNLFVRIPNETMVKSQVTNFSRFPIRRYDLQLGVAYREDLARVRKVLLDIAERNPLCLQEPKPLVIFQGFGNSSVDLQLSAWVRRENFLDLRNSIPDEIKTAFETHGIEIPFPHLSLYTGSETQPFPVRTTQSPPADGHAGDPASSGNDIEGEGGAQR is encoded by the coding sequence ATGGCAATCAACTGGCTGGGTATCTTCCAGGCTTTGCTGATCCTGGTGGTGGGGCTGGTGGCTGCGCGGCTGCTCTCCAGAACGGTGAGCCGTGCCATCGGCAAACGGGTGGGCGTGCACCAGTCGACGCTGATCCAGCGTTTCGTCTTCTACTTCCTGGCAGCGCTGATCATCGCCTCGTCGCTGCACCAGCTGGGTTTCAAGCTGGGGGTGCTGCTGGGCGCCGCCGGGATCCTGTCCGTGGCCATCGGCTTTGCATCCCAGACCTCCGCCTCCAACCTGATCTCGGGGCTTTTCCTGCTCGCGGAGCGGCCCTTTCAGATCGGCGACACCATCAAGGTGGCGGACAACACCGGTGAAGTGCTGGCCATTGATCTGTTGTCGGTAAAGCTGCGGACCTTCGACAACCTGTTCGTCCGCATTCCCAACGAAACCATGGTCAAGAGCCAGGTCACGAACTTCTCCCGATTTCCCATCCGCCGCTACGATCTGCAGCTCGGCGTCGCCTACCGGGAGGACCTGGCCCGGGTTCGCAAGGTGTTGCTGGATATTGCCGAGCGCAATCCCTTGTGTCTGCAGGAGCCCAAGCCGCTGGTCATCTTCCAGGGGTTCGGCAATTCTTCGGTGGATCTGCAGCTCTCTGCCTGGGTGCGGCGGGAGAATTTCCTCGACCTGCGCAACTCGATACCCGACGAGATCAAGACCGCCTTCGAGACTCATGGCATCGAGATTCCGTTCCCCCATCTCAGCCTCTACACCGGCAGCGAGACGCAACCTTTTCCGGTGCGAACAACGCAGTCGCCGCCGGCGGATGGGCATGCTGGCGATCCCGCCAGTTCAGGGAATGACATCGAGGGTGAGGGCGGCGCTCAACGATGA
- a CDS encoding DUF432 domain-containing protein produces the protein MSDTSQWFGQFNLEPHHTRTWRVGPLSFWVNRAYHEWRLRVETGGDPYSPSVELDLFEERQADVEDRKVQRFLVSDESRRLDIGLLLPDRPIVSSPASPVSIPGGESVRFYLSYPLWVSLSAGDPGRTLTEFASYRLSDTWFGPNTREGMLCYATRSRCRLNVSDHPYLPYRAITPLVISNRAKDALPLDRVKLPVSSLSLYRSRGPGWLWTQDVTLLRQEGGDMAELQLGRGAPEEADAADLVAGARELSPRNAMVRAFSALF, from the coding sequence GTGTCGGACACCAGCCAGTGGTTCGGTCAATTCAACCTCGAGCCCCATCACACCAGGACCTGGCGGGTTGGCCCGCTGAGTTTCTGGGTGAATCGCGCCTACCACGAGTGGCGCCTGCGGGTGGAGACCGGTGGCGACCCCTACTCGCCGTCGGTGGAACTGGACCTGTTCGAGGAGCGCCAGGCGGATGTGGAAGACCGCAAGGTGCAACGTTTCCTGGTCAGTGACGAATCCCGGCGTCTGGATATCGGCCTGTTGTTGCCGGACCGCCCCATCGTCTCAAGCCCCGCCAGCCCGGTGAGTATCCCCGGCGGCGAGTCGGTGCGCTTCTACCTCAGTTATCCGCTCTGGGTCAGCCTGTCGGCGGGTGATCCGGGCCGGACCTTGACGGAGTTCGCGAGCTACCGGCTGTCCGATACCTGGTTCGGCCCCAACACCCGTGAGGGCATGCTCTGCTACGCCACACGCAGCCGCTGTCGCCTGAATGTCTCCGATCACCCCTATCTGCCCTATCGCGCCATCACCCCGCTGGTCATCAGTAACCGGGCCAAGGACGCACTGCCACTGGACCGGGTCAAGCTACCGGTTTCCAGCCTCAGCCTGTACCGCTCCCGTGGCCCGGGCTGGTTGTGGACGCAGGACGTGACCTTGCTGCGGCAGGAGGGTGGCGACATGGCCGAGCTGCAACTCGGTCGCGGAGCACCGGAGGAGGCCGACGCGGCCGATCTGGTTGCCGGGGCCCGGGAATTGTCGCCACGCAATGCCATGGTCCGCGCATTCAGCGCCCTGTTCTGA